One Streptomyces sp. NBC_00223 genomic window carries:
- a CDS encoding DHA2 family efflux MFS transporter permease subunit, giving the protein MSAPDASTTAGNAVPAPPPAGSGKRVPLWLAIVACSLPMFMVALDNLVVSTALRTLAVDLDASTQQLQWFVNAYVLSFACLLLTGAALGDRFGRRKVFALGLALFTLASLGCGLSDTSTQLIVARVIQGFGAAAVMPLSLTLLSQAVPSRMRGLALGLWSAVSGMAIACGPVVGGAVVDGLAWQWIFWVNIPVGLVAIPLIFFALDESRLPDSPLDLTGMVLAAVGLFAVVWGIVHGETDGWSSAKVLGAFVLGAALLTAFVRWEGRTAHPLLPLSFYRVRSFVLSNIVSATMYFGVFGSIFLLSQYLQIAPPRTPLHAGVLTLTWTLVPMFVAPAAGVLTDKVGGGRLMALGLLLQAAGLSWINLVATSDTPYSHLAGPMILAGAGMGLVFAPTAAVVLGAVSKEHAGKASGANTTVREIGGALGIAVLSSVFTAYGDDRGAEHFVNGMHPAIWVGVGVVLVGAVAGLAIPHQRPGTPPEGETVAGDDLSTVQRPAESRTRAAAET; this is encoded by the coding sequence ATGTCAGCACCGGACGCATCGACCACGGCCGGGAACGCCGTGCCGGCGCCGCCCCCGGCGGGGAGCGGGAAACGGGTGCCGCTGTGGCTCGCCATCGTGGCGTGCAGTCTTCCGATGTTCATGGTGGCCCTGGACAACCTGGTCGTCTCCACCGCGCTGCGCACCCTCGCGGTCGACCTCGACGCCTCCACCCAGCAGTTGCAGTGGTTCGTCAACGCCTATGTGCTCAGCTTCGCCTGCCTGCTGCTGACCGGCGCCGCGCTCGGTGACCGCTTCGGCCGCCGCAAGGTGTTCGCGCTCGGCCTCGCCCTGTTCACCCTCGCCTCGCTCGGCTGCGGGCTGTCCGACACCAGCACCCAGCTGATCGTGGCCCGGGTGATCCAGGGCTTCGGCGCCGCCGCCGTCATGCCGCTGTCGCTCACCCTGCTCTCCCAGGCCGTGCCGAGCCGGATGCGCGGGCTGGCGCTCGGTCTGTGGTCGGCCGTCAGCGGCATGGCGATCGCCTGCGGCCCGGTGGTGGGCGGCGCCGTCGTCGACGGCCTGGCCTGGCAGTGGATCTTCTGGGTGAACATCCCGGTCGGCCTGGTCGCGATCCCGCTGATCTTCTTCGCGCTCGACGAGAGCCGGCTGCCCGACAGCCCGCTCGACCTCACCGGCATGGTGCTCGCCGCCGTCGGCCTGTTCGCCGTCGTCTGGGGCATCGTGCACGGCGAGACCGACGGCTGGTCGTCGGCCAAGGTGCTCGGCGCCTTCGTCCTGGGCGCCGCGCTGCTCACCGCCTTCGTACGGTGGGAGGGCCGCACCGCGCATCCGCTGCTGCCGCTGTCGTTCTACCGGGTGCGCTCCTTCGTACTGAGCAACATCGTCTCGGCCACCATGTACTTCGGCGTCTTCGGCTCGATCTTCCTGCTCTCGCAGTACCTCCAGATCGCGCCGCCGCGCACCCCGCTGCACGCCGGTGTGCTCACCCTGACCTGGACCCTGGTGCCGATGTTCGTCGCCCCGGCCGCCGGGGTGCTCACCGACAAGGTCGGCGGCGGGCGGCTGATGGCCCTGGGCCTGCTGCTCCAGGCGGCCGGCCTGTCCTGGATCAACCTCGTCGCCACCAGTGACACCCCCTACTCCCACCTGGCAGGACCGATGATCCTGGCCGGCGCGGGCATGGGGCTGGTCTTCGCCCCGACCGCCGCGGTGGTGCTCGGGGCGGTCAGCAAGGAGCACGCGGGCAAGGCGTCCGGCGCCAACACCACCGTCCGCGAGATCGGCGGCGCGCTGGGCATCGCGGTCCTCAGCAGCGTCTTCACCGCCTACGGCGACGACCGCGGCGCCGAGCACTTCGTGAACGGTATGCACCCCGCCATCTGGGTGGGCGTGGGCGTCGTGCTGGTGGGCGCGGTCGCCGGACTGGCGATCCCGCACCAGCGGCCCGGGACCCCACCGGAGGGCGAGACCGTGGCCGGGGATGACCTGAGCACCGTACAGCGGCCGGCGGAGAGCCGGACCCGGGCGGCCGCCGAGACCTGA
- a CDS encoding DUF3291 domain-containing protein produces MPTLAWITPNPPRPQTEALVMASRLEVARLKDVPRFFVKSLAAWKQVGKAPGAVGASLVAEPLKRTFWTLSAWESREALYDYVAAEPHHTIMTGQRAVMRDSTFVFWNVPTEQLPVSWEEARRRLAEQDEKKTRQGAAGQ; encoded by the coding sequence GTGCCCACTCTCGCCTGGATCACCCCGAACCCGCCCCGCCCGCAGACCGAGGCGCTGGTCATGGCGTCCCGGCTGGAAGTCGCCAGGCTCAAGGACGTGCCGCGGTTCTTCGTGAAGTCCCTCGCCGCGTGGAAGCAGGTGGGCAAGGCCCCGGGCGCCGTGGGGGCCTCGCTCGTCGCCGAGCCGCTCAAACGGACGTTCTGGACCCTGTCGGCCTGGGAGTCGCGCGAGGCGCTGTACGACTACGTGGCGGCCGAGCCGCACCACACGATCATGACCGGCCAGCGCGCGGTCATGCGGGACTCCACCTTCGTCTTCTGGAACGTGCCGACCGAGCAGCTGCCGGTCTCCTGGGAAGAGGCCCGCAGGCGCCTGGCCGAGCAGGACGAGAAGAAAACCCGCCAGGGCGCGGCCGGGCAGTAG
- a CDS encoding MerR family transcriptional regulator, protein MRMSELSRRSGVAVATIKYYLREGLLPPGRAIAATQAEYDEDHLRRLRLVRALISVRGLSVQTTAAILRSLPADGTDIHLTLGLVLGALDVSGRKDAPPAPPANLHEVDALVEALGWRIHPASSSPDTLARTLESLQQLGLDISARTLLPYGRLAEQTADIDLDQMDVADHPLELAERAILLTVLLEPALMALRRMAQEHRSALRNGAPDDHPHDHDHDHDHHHDGHDHHHGHQEADGS, encoded by the coding sequence ATGCGCATGTCGGAATTGAGCCGCCGCAGCGGTGTGGCTGTCGCGACGATCAAGTACTACCTGCGGGAGGGACTGCTCCCGCCCGGCCGCGCGATCGCCGCCACCCAGGCCGAGTACGACGAGGACCATCTGCGCCGGCTGCGGCTGGTCCGCGCGCTGATCTCGGTACGGGGGCTGTCGGTGCAGACCACGGCGGCGATCCTGCGGTCGCTGCCGGCCGACGGCACGGACATCCACCTCACGCTGGGGCTGGTGCTGGGCGCGCTGGACGTCAGCGGACGCAAGGACGCCCCGCCCGCGCCCCCGGCCAACCTCCACGAGGTGGACGCACTCGTCGAGGCGCTGGGCTGGCGGATCCACCCGGCATCCAGCTCGCCCGACACCCTGGCCAGAACGCTGGAGAGCCTTCAGCAGCTCGGCCTGGACATCAGCGCGCGGACCCTGCTCCCGTACGGCCGGCTGGCCGAGCAGACCGCGGACATCGACCTCGACCAGATGGACGTGGCCGACCACCCGCTGGAGCTGGCCGAGCGGGCGATCCTGCTGACCGTACTGCTCGAACCGGCGCTGATGGCACTGCGCCGGATGGCCCAGGAGCACCGTTCCGCACTGCGCAACGGCGCTCCCGACGACCATCCTCACGACCACGACCACGATCATGACCACCACCATGACGGCCATGACCACCACCACGGCCACCAGGAGGCGGACGGGAGTTGA
- a CDS encoding NAD(P)/FAD-dependent oxidoreductase gives MSDSANTPSARPTVAVVGAGAAGLSAAYHLREHADITLFDRDRRAGGHAHTIEVEEDGRTLGIDTAFVVFNRPSYPVMSRVFDELGVGTVRHLGGFTFFDQDSGLEFGTAEMALPDEEAAATLPPQLLAIREEARRFHTRGRHDFFRKRTDMPLGQYLDEGGYSEEFKYGYVILLCTAVWSVPAELIWEMPATTVIAFFMAHDEGGLGGQRVDWRTVEGGSISYVRKLLAAVDPKLRLGEAVTGIRQEPDGVVVATPGGAERYDHVILAVHGDQARDLLDNPSPVQRETLSRVRYNFSTAVLHTDTAVMPADRVRWENWNYGKVQVGGEVRPYVAYYMNRLHQLSSHKDYFVTVDYPRELREETVIRELRYAHPVIDMDLRRLQKDIYAVNDGSRLKLCGSYFHSKQLHHDQIGSHEAAFASGMEAAAGIVADLRKAEPPTA, from the coding sequence ATGTCTGACAGCGCGAACACCCCCTCCGCCCGGCCCACCGTCGCCGTCGTCGGCGCGGGCGCGGCCGGCCTGTCCGCCGCCTACCACCTGCGCGAGCACGCCGACATCACCCTCTTCGACCGCGACCGGCGGGCCGGCGGCCACGCCCACACCATCGAGGTCGAGGAGGACGGCAGAACACTGGGCATCGACACCGCCTTCGTCGTCTTCAACCGGCCCAGCTACCCGGTGATGAGCCGGGTCTTCGACGAGCTGGGCGTGGGGACCGTCCGCCACCTGGGCGGCTTCACCTTCTTCGACCAGGACAGCGGACTGGAGTTCGGCACGGCCGAGATGGCACTGCCGGACGAGGAGGCCGCCGCGACCCTCCCGCCCCAGCTCCTGGCGATCCGCGAGGAGGCCCGGCGCTTCCACACCCGCGGCCGCCACGACTTCTTCCGCAAGCGGACCGACATGCCGCTGGGCCAGTACCTCGACGAGGGCGGCTACAGCGAGGAGTTCAAGTACGGCTACGTCATCCTGCTGTGCACGGCCGTCTGGTCGGTGCCGGCCGAGCTGATCTGGGAAATGCCCGCGACGACCGTCATCGCGTTCTTCATGGCCCACGATGAGGGCGGCCTCGGCGGACAGCGCGTGGACTGGCGTACGGTCGAGGGCGGTTCGATCTCCTACGTCCGCAAGCTGCTCGCCGCCGTCGACCCCAAGCTGCGGCTGGGCGAGGCGGTCACCGGGATCAGGCAGGAGCCGGACGGCGTGGTAGTCGCCACGCCCGGGGGAGCCGAGCGCTACGACCATGTGATCCTCGCCGTCCACGGCGACCAGGCCCGCGACCTGCTGGACAACCCCAGCCCCGTGCAGCGCGAGACGCTCAGCCGGGTCCGCTACAACTTCTCGACGGCCGTACTGCACACCGACACCGCGGTCATGCCCGCCGACCGGGTCCGCTGGGAGAACTGGAACTACGGCAAGGTCCAGGTCGGCGGCGAAGTGCGCCCGTATGTCGCCTACTACATGAACCGGCTGCACCAACTGTCCTCGCACAAGGACTACTTCGTGACCGTCGACTACCCCAGGGAGCTGCGCGAGGAGACGGTGATCCGCGAACTGCGCTACGCCCACCCGGTGATCGACATGGACCTGCGCCGCCTGCAGAAGGACATCTACGCGGTCAACGACGGCTCCCGGCTGAAGCTGTGCGGCTCGTACTTCCACTCCAAGCAGCTCCACCACGACCAGATCGGCTCGCACGAGGCGGCGTTCGCGTCCGGCATGGAGGCCGCGGCGGGGATCGTCGCGGACCTGCGGAAGGCGGAGCCGCCGACCGCGTGA
- a CDS encoding 4'-phosphopantetheinyl transferase family protein, producing MSAAAGTGAGTGIHPGPPPVRPPAEAEAEAEAEADTDTDVRLRADTDAVDLWLLPEDAVDYFSDRLGGPELLTPEERARMHRMRVPAARRRFLGARLLSRHALSARTGLPPGRWRFAAGPDGRPEPEPAPGGVRFNLSHTDGLVACVVTRQRDCGVDVERTPARTAAAARLPHYFAPAEQAAVEAAPPGRRAERVAAYWVLKEAYVKALGTGLRRAPESFAFSPPHRTPIEVTDPQAPPDARWRFVLLRPTPGHVLAVAVGGVTEGPLHLTVHPFCAPPAAAALPLARSHVRSARAAHHSRDRHV from the coding sequence GTGAGCGCCGCCGCGGGTACGGGGGCCGGTACGGGGATCCACCCGGGGCCGCCGCCCGTACGGCCGCCCGCCGAAGCCGAAGCCGAAGCCGAAGCCGAAGCCGACACCGACACCGACGTACGCCTTCGCGCCGACACCGACGCCGTGGATCTGTGGCTGCTGCCCGAGGACGCGGTCGACTACTTCAGCGACCGGCTCGGCGGCCCGGAGCTGCTCACCCCCGAGGAACGCGCGCGCATGCACCGGATGCGCGTGCCCGCCGCCCGCCGCCGCTTCCTCGGCGCGCGGCTGCTGTCGCGGCACGCGCTGAGCGCCCGTACCGGACTTCCGCCGGGCCGCTGGCGGTTCGCCGCCGGCCCCGACGGCCGCCCGGAGCCCGAACCCGCGCCCGGCGGCGTACGGTTCAACCTCTCGCACACCGACGGGCTGGTCGCCTGCGTGGTGACCCGGCAGCGGGACTGCGGCGTGGACGTCGAGCGCACCCCCGCCCGCACCGCCGCCGCGGCCCGGCTGCCGCACTACTTCGCCCCCGCGGAACAGGCCGCCGTCGAGGCCGCGCCGCCTGGCCGGCGGGCCGAACGGGTCGCCGCCTACTGGGTGTTGAAGGAGGCGTACGTCAAGGCCCTGGGAACGGGCCTGCGCCGGGCGCCGGAGAGCTTCGCCTTCTCCCCGCCGCACCGGACGCCGATCGAGGTCACCGATCCGCAGGCGCCGCCCGACGCGCGCTGGCGGTTCGTCCTGCTGCGCCCGACGCCCGGCCATGTGCTCGCGGTCGCGGTCGGCGGCGTCACCGAAGGCCCCCTGCACCTGACCGTCCACCCCTTCTGCGCGCCACCGGCCGCCGCCGCACTTCCCCTTGCCCGCAGTCACGTCCGGTCCGCCAGGGCCGCTCACCACTCCAGGGACCGTCATGTCTGA
- a CDS encoding acyl-CoA dehydrogenase: MPKADLTELADRLERHLGDPHDPDSRMPFHRILEADEREEYPYPFVNLLQRWGLPEYGMPREQGGLAGDVETGFNLLRLVARRDPTTATALIITNLSFMPAWIAGTDARKRELVTAMRQGARYAWGLSERQHGSDLLNNETAAVKTDGGYLLSGEKWLIGNARVADGLTVLARTDPKGGPAGYSVFLVDKRATPAGTVDELPDERLHGLRALDMSGFRLDRVFVPDSALLGKAGQGLEIALKSSQVARVLINSIALSATDTALRVTLDFTERRTIFGKAVSDIPYSRRQITECFADLMLCDAMCLGAVRALQVVPEQSGVWSAAVKYLVPTVLERTMSQLNVVLGARFYLRGHPHYGIHQKMLRDLPVANFADGNTVVNLKSLASQLVGLLGTATQAGPEPREEAAERAAVLYGIDRELPRFEPWRQELFSRGGMDDALLAAPASLRRLRELAGRAKEDEREWLLRAANAAERLLNGAAELHDRVTALRARLGRGYGQSAEVFDLAKEYTVLHATAACLHTFTHSYDAMADPLPSGALLLLQFERLHRMSRPFEQITDEAVIDDAMRVLRHLHREDRLFSYWQFPLAARGDLPAAAL; the protein is encoded by the coding sequence GTGCCCAAAGCTGATCTGACGGAACTGGCCGACCGGCTCGAACGCCACCTCGGCGACCCGCACGACCCGGACAGCCGGATGCCGTTCCACCGCATCCTGGAGGCCGACGAACGCGAGGAGTACCCGTACCCCTTCGTGAACCTGCTCCAGCGCTGGGGGCTGCCCGAGTACGGCATGCCCCGGGAACAGGGCGGGCTCGCGGGCGACGTCGAGACCGGCTTCAACCTGCTGCGGCTGGTCGCCCGGCGCGACCCCACCACGGCGACCGCCCTGATCATCACCAACCTCAGCTTCATGCCCGCCTGGATCGCGGGCACCGACGCGCGCAAGCGGGAGCTGGTGACGGCGATGCGGCAGGGCGCCCGCTACGCCTGGGGCCTGTCCGAGCGGCAGCACGGCAGCGACCTGCTCAACAACGAGACGGCCGCGGTCAAGACCGACGGCGGCTATCTGCTCAGCGGCGAGAAGTGGCTGATCGGCAACGCCCGGGTGGCCGACGGCCTGACCGTGCTCGCCCGCACCGACCCCAAGGGCGGCCCGGCCGGCTACTCGGTCTTCCTCGTCGACAAGCGCGCCACCCCGGCGGGCACGGTGGACGAACTGCCCGACGAGCGGCTGCACGGCCTGCGCGCGCTGGACATGAGCGGCTTCCGCCTCGACCGGGTCTTCGTCCCGGACTCGGCGCTGCTCGGCAAGGCGGGCCAGGGCCTGGAGATCGCGCTCAAGAGCTCCCAGGTGGCCCGGGTGCTGATCAACTCCATCGCCCTGTCGGCCACCGACACCGCGCTGCGGGTCACCCTCGACTTCACCGAACGCCGGACGATCTTCGGCAAGGCGGTCAGCGACATCCCGTACTCCCGGCGGCAGATCACCGAGTGCTTCGCCGACCTGATGCTCTGCGACGCGATGTGCCTGGGCGCGGTACGGGCCCTCCAGGTGGTGCCCGAGCAGTCGGGCGTGTGGTCGGCGGCGGTGAAGTACCTGGTGCCGACCGTGCTGGAGCGGACCATGTCCCAGCTCAACGTGGTGCTGGGGGCCCGCTTCTATCTGCGCGGCCACCCGCACTACGGCATCCACCAGAAGATGCTGCGCGACCTGCCGGTGGCCAACTTCGCCGACGGCAACACCGTGGTCAACCTCAAGTCGCTCGCCTCCCAGCTCGTCGGCCTGCTCGGCACGGCGACCCAGGCGGGGCCCGAGCCGCGCGAGGAGGCGGCCGAACGCGCGGCCGTGCTGTACGGCATCGACCGGGAGCTGCCGCGCTTCGAGCCGTGGCGCCAGGAGCTGTTCAGCCGCGGCGGCATGGACGACGCGCTGCTCGCCGCCCCCGCCTCCCTGCGGCGGCTGCGCGAACTGGCCGGGCGGGCCAAGGAGGACGAGCGCGAGTGGCTGCTGCGCGCGGCGAACGCCGCCGAGCGCCTGCTGAACGGCGCCGCCGAACTGCACGACCGGGTGACCGCGCTGCGCGCCCGGCTGGGCCGCGGCTACGGGCAGTCGGCCGAGGTGTTCGACCTCGCCAAGGAGTACACGGTGCTGCACGCCACCGCGGCCTGCCTGCACACCTTCACCCACTCCTACGACGCCATGGCCGACCCGCTGCCCAGCGGCGCGCTGCTGCTGCTCCAGTTCGAGCGGCTGCACCGCATGAGCCGGCCGTTCGAGCAGATCACCGACGAGGCCGTGATCGACGACGCGATGCGGGTGCTGCGGCATCTGCACCGGGAGGACCGCCTCTTCTCGTACTGGCAGTTCCCGCTGGCGGCCCGCGGCGACCTTCCGGCGGCCGCGCTGTGA
- a CDS encoding acyl-CoA dehydrogenase family protein, giving the protein MSAAAAEALEHVLGDPWDPANPSGFAAAVARDERDEYPLALAATLRATGFHLNYLPQRLGGRFTSFADSLTLVRTAARRDLNVMPATMFSITAATCLLLHGSDEQQRAAARLLRDGGAVAFALSEADHGSDLLANETRLTPRPDGGWTLTGRKWMVGLGQRCEKAYIVARTGERGPGAFSAVLLDLPEQGAGTGLDRGPAVRTSGMRGIDFAHLDFDRFPVPARALVGHEGQALEAAVRAQQVVRVMSTAGSLGCADTALRLALDFAGSRTVGRTPLSRAHQPRLELAAASAAMLAADVTALAAARGLHVLPEVFSVWGSAAKHVVAESAERLIAGCGSVLATRSVLRGEGPGGGLFQKLQRDAGLVRVVDSSTVANLRSFAGQLPALAAAVREPAAAAVGEPAAPDPDGTLRAVFDLGRPLPPYEPSRLDLTARGRDPVTVGAVALATALAAGEGEDTELTALAARLADALTSLAAEPALAPDAGRRLAEGRVELAERFSWLHAASCCLLLWWANPELPLYGGKPGGTAWLRACLAYLLARADGTEPKREGDALWPALDAVEELYASRRLFSAVPVRLADRGGADPYATGPAALPDVSAAEGTTRAQS; this is encoded by the coding sequence GTGAGCGCCGCGGCGGCCGAGGCGCTCGAACACGTGCTGGGCGACCCCTGGGACCCGGCCAACCCCAGCGGCTTCGCCGCGGCCGTGGCCCGCGACGAGCGCGACGAGTACCCGCTGGCGCTGGCCGCGACGCTGCGCGCCACCGGCTTCCACCTCAACTACCTTCCGCAGCGGCTCGGCGGCCGGTTCACCTCCTTCGCGGACAGCCTGACCCTGGTCAGAACCGCCGCCCGGCGCGATCTGAACGTCATGCCCGCCACGATGTTCAGCATCACCGCCGCCACCTGTCTGCTGCTGCACGGCTCGGACGAGCAGCAGCGCGCGGCCGCCCGGCTGCTGAGGGACGGCGGGGCCGTCGCCTTCGCGCTCTCCGAGGCCGACCACGGCAGCGATCTGCTCGCCAACGAGACCCGGCTGACCCCGCGTCCGGACGGCGGCTGGACGCTCACCGGCCGCAAGTGGATGGTCGGGCTCGGACAGCGCTGCGAGAAGGCGTACATCGTCGCCAGGACCGGGGAACGCGGCCCCGGCGCCTTCTCGGCCGTCCTGCTCGACCTGCCCGAGCAGGGCGCCGGGACCGGCCTCGACCGGGGCCCGGCCGTCCGTACCTCCGGGATGCGCGGAATCGACTTCGCCCACCTGGACTTCGACCGCTTCCCCGTTCCCGCGCGGGCGCTGGTCGGCCATGAGGGGCAGGCCCTGGAGGCGGCCGTACGGGCGCAGCAGGTGGTCCGTGTGATGAGCACGGCCGGCAGCCTCGGCTGCGCGGACACCGCGTTGCGGCTCGCCCTGGACTTCGCCGGGAGCCGGACGGTGGGCCGCACCCCGCTGTCCCGCGCCCACCAGCCGCGCCTGGAACTCGCGGCGGCCTCGGCGGCGATGCTCGCGGCGGACGTCACCGCGCTGGCCGCCGCGCGCGGACTGCATGTGCTGCCCGAGGTGTTCAGCGTGTGGGGGAGCGCGGCCAAGCACGTGGTGGCCGAGTCCGCGGAACGGCTGATCGCCGGGTGCGGAAGCGTCCTGGCCACCCGGTCGGTGCTGCGCGGCGAGGGTCCGGGCGGCGGGTTGTTCCAGAAGCTCCAGCGGGACGCGGGCCTGGTCCGCGTGGTGGACAGCAGCACGGTGGCCAATCTGCGGTCGTTCGCCGGACAGCTCCCGGCGCTGGCCGCGGCCGTACGGGAGCCGGCCGCCGCGGCCGTGGGGGAGCCCGCCGCCCCCGACCCCGACGGCACGCTGCGCGCGGTCTTCGACCTCGGCCGGCCGCTGCCCCCGTACGAGCCCTCCCGGCTCGACCTGACCGCGCGCGGCCGGGACCCGGTGACCGTCGGGGCGGTGGCCCTGGCCACCGCGCTGGCGGCGGGGGAGGGCGAGGACACCGAGCTGACCGCGCTCGCGGCCCGCCTGGCCGACGCGCTGACCTCGCTCGCCGCGGAACCGGCGCTGGCCCCCGACGCCGGCCGCCGCCTCGCCGAGGGCCGGGTCGAGCTGGCCGAGCGGTTCTCCTGGCTGCACGCCGCCTCCTGCTGCCTGCTGCTGTGGTGGGCCAACCCCGAACTCCCGCTGTACGGCGGCAAACCCGGCGGCACCGCGTGGCTGCGCGCCTGCCTGGCGTATCTGCTGGCCCGGGCCGACGGCACGGAGCCCAAGCGCGAGGGCGACGCGTTGTGGCCCGCTCTCGACGCCGTCGAGGAGCTGTACGCGAGCCGCCGGCTCTTCTCCGCCGTACCCGTCCGACTGGCCGACCGCGGCGGCGCGGACCCGTACGCCACCGGTCCCGCCGCGCTCCCCGACGTCTCCGCCGCAGAAGGGACGACCCGTGCCCAAAGCTGA
- a CDS encoding PfaD family polyunsaturated fatty acid/polyketide biosynthesis protein, with amino-acid sequence MNSPQTPLRWHGEQYPGTAPADIYQALTDLDRPCFVVSTPHGVGAASGGRVSAAGSATAGDGLPLLAGVPALPPDRLGSPAFRAAHGVRYAYMAGAMAGGIASAELVIALARAGFLASYGAAGQLPESIGKALARFAEEIPGLPYAVNLIHSPSEEALERQAVELFLRYGVRCVEASAFMGLTPHVVRYRLSGLTTDAQGLPVAGHRLVAKVSRTEIAERFMRPAPAEMVSALLDQALITAEQADLAKYLPMADDITVEADSGGHTDRRPLVALLPSVLKLARTVQNEHRYREPVRVGVAGGLGTPVAVAAAFAMGAAYVVTGSVNQSCVESGTSKATRAMLAEAGIADCEMAPAADMFEMGVELQVLKKGTFFPMRAKRLYELYQAYPGLEALPDADRERLEQQIFRRPLDQVWADCVEYFERRDPEQLARAADNPKRRMALVFRWYLGMSSRWAVTGEQDRALDYQIWCGPAMGSFNDWVTASYLKAAGNRRVAEVAHHLMTGAAFHTRLAELTTAGVRVPAAAGDYRPVPLEVPQAGAVEGVR; translated from the coding sequence ATGAACAGCCCACAGACCCCCCTGCGATGGCACGGAGAGCAGTACCCGGGCACCGCCCCGGCCGACATCTACCAGGCCCTGACCGATCTGGACCGGCCCTGCTTCGTCGTCAGCACCCCGCACGGTGTCGGCGCCGCGTCCGGCGGCCGGGTCTCGGCCGCCGGCAGCGCGACCGCCGGGGACGGACTGCCGCTGCTGGCCGGGGTGCCGGCGCTGCCGCCCGACCGGCTGGGTTCGCCCGCCTTCCGGGCCGCGCACGGAGTGCGGTACGCCTACATGGCCGGGGCCATGGCCGGCGGCATCGCCTCGGCCGAGCTGGTGATCGCCCTGGCCAGGGCGGGCTTCCTCGCCTCGTACGGCGCCGCGGGCCAGCTGCCGGAGTCGATCGGGAAGGCACTGGCCCGGTTCGCCGAGGAGATCCCCGGTCTGCCGTACGCCGTCAACCTCATTCACAGCCCCAGCGAGGAGGCCCTGGAACGGCAGGCCGTCGAGCTGTTCCTGCGGTACGGGGTGCGCTGCGTGGAGGCCTCGGCCTTCATGGGGCTGACCCCGCACGTGGTCCGCTACCGGCTCAGCGGGCTGACCACCGACGCCCAGGGGCTGCCGGTGGCCGGGCACCGGCTGGTGGCGAAGGTGTCGAGGACCGAGATCGCCGAGCGCTTCATGCGCCCGGCGCCCGCCGAGATGGTCAGCGCGCTGCTCGACCAGGCGCTGATCACCGCGGAACAGGCCGATCTGGCCAAGTACCTGCCGATGGCCGACGACATCACGGTCGAGGCCGACTCCGGCGGCCACACCGACCGCCGGCCGCTGGTCGCGCTGCTGCCCAGCGTGCTCAAGCTGGCCAGGACCGTGCAGAACGAGCACCGCTACCGGGAGCCGGTCCGGGTCGGCGTGGCCGGCGGGCTCGGCACCCCGGTCGCGGTGGCCGCCGCCTTCGCCATGGGCGCGGCCTATGTGGTGACCGGTTCGGTCAACCAGTCGTGCGTGGAGTCGGGGACGTCCAAGGCGACCCGGGCGATGCTGGCCGAGGCCGGCATCGCGGACTGCGAAATGGCGCCCGCGGCCGACATGTTCGAGATGGGCGTCGAACTCCAGGTGCTCAAGAAGGGCACCTTCTTCCCGATGCGCGCCAAGCGGCTCTACGAGCTGTACCAGGCGTACCCGGGCCTGGAGGCGCTGCCGGACGCCGACCGCGAGCGGCTGGAGCAGCAGATCTTCCGCCGCCCGCTGGACCAGGTGTGGGCGGACTGCGTGGAGTACTTCGAGCGCCGCGACCCCGAGCAGCTGGCCCGCGCGGCCGACAACCCCAAGCGGCGGATGGCGCTGGTCTTCCGCTGGTACCTCGGGATGTCCTCGCGCTGGGCGGTGACCGGCGAACAGGACCGGGCGCTGGACTACCAGATCTGGTGCGGCCCGGCGATGGGCAGCTTCAACGACTGGGTGACCGCCAGCTATCTGAAGGCCGCGGGCAACCGCAGGGTCGCCGAGGTCGCCCACCATCTGATGACCGGGGCCGCCTTCCACACCCGGCTGGCCGAACTGACCACGGCCGGGGTACGGGTGCCCGCCGCGGCCGGCGACTACCGCCCGGTGCCGCTCGAGGTCCCGCAGGCCGGCGCGGTCGAGGGGGTGCGGTGA